The Flavobacterium sp. 140616W15 sequence ATTTTTATTTATGAGTGCAAGAGACGAATTAATTGTAAAGTATGCTGCTGATTTAAAAGACAAGTGTGGTGTAACTCCAGATATGGATTTATTGACAAAAGTAACTATTGGTTGTGGTCCGTCAATATATAATGCAGATGCAGCAACGGTTGCAGGAACGCAAAAATCGGAATTGGATACCGTAAAGAATAATTTTTTAATCAAGAAATTAGGCTTGCCAGATACACCAGCTTTAGATGCTGGAATCGATGCTGTATTAGAACAATACGGACGCTCAAACAAGAATAAATATAGAGCAGTTGTGTACTATTTATTAACGAAACACTTTAAAAAAGAAAGTGTTTACAAATAGTATCTCATTATAAAATAATAAAAGCGCCCAAAAGGCGCTTTTTTAATGAAAATTAATTGAGGTCTATTGCAACAACTCCAGAATCATCATCGTTTGCTTCAGGATCGTTATTATTTGTTTGAGATTGTATAAAAGGGGAAAGAAATAGTAATGTAAAGATATAAATAAGAGATTATCGTTTGATTTATTTGTAGTTTATTGATATAATCTCAAATTTAATTAAAAAATAAAACGATTAGAAAACTTAACATAAAGAATCCTTCATAAATACTTTTCCTTGGTAGATTCAAACTTCGTACCTTTGCAACTTAGAAACTTGCTTAGATAGCAATACAGAACTTTAAAGAAGATGATTGAAATAGGAAAATACAATACACTAACTATATTACGTGATACCAAAGTAGGATTGTTTTTGGGTAACCCCGAAAAAGATCCAGAAGGGATACACGACATACTTTTACCAAACAAATATGTTCCAAATGAATTTGAAATAGGCGAAGAACTCATTGTTTTTGTTTATTTAGATCACGAAGAGCGTCCAGTTGCAACAACTTTAGAACCATATATTTTACTAAATGAGTTTGCTCTTTTGCGAGTAAACTACATTAATCAGATTGGTGCTTTTATGGATTGGGGAATGGAAAAAGATATCCTGGTTCCATTTAAAGAACAGGCGCGTCCTATGGAAAAAGGAAAGCGTTATTTGGTTTATTTATACATGGACGAAAAAACCAATCGTTTGGTAGCTTCTAGTAAAACCAACCAGTTCCTGAGCAATGATAACTTAACAGTCGAAAAAGGAGAAGAGGTAGATTTAATTGTTTCTCATATAACTGAGATTGGGATTAATGTAATCATCAATGAGAAACACAAAGGGTTGCTGTACAAAGATGAGGTTTATGATGATGCTATTCGTACAGGAGACCGTATGCGAGGTTATATTAAAAACATTCGCCCTGACAATAAAATTGATGTTTCATTGCAAGTGCAAGGATACCAAAGTATCGAGCCAAATGCTGATAAGATTTTGGATGAATTAAGAGCGAGTCGTGGTTTTTTAAGACTTACAGATAATTCACATCCTGAAGATATTAAAACGGTGCTTAAAATGAGTAAGAAAACATTCAAAAAAGCTATTGGGGCACTTTATAGAGAGAAACTAATCGAGATTAAAGAAGATGGAATCTATTTAGTTAAAGAATAATACAACAAGAAAGGCTAATCATTACGATTAGCCTTTCTCTTTTTATTCTAGTTTTAAAAAAAATTGTAATTAAAAAAAACAAAAATAAAAATAAATCTACTGTCATCGCGAAAAGTGAATAGAATCACACAATATAAATACTGTACTAACTCTTCTTGCGTGTGATTTATTACTTTTTCAGATGGGTTTGTCTGGAAATAAGGATAACAAATACGTATATGCTAAAATTAATTTCACGGCAGAACCTTTGGTTTATTTTTAATATTTTAAAAGATGATTAAACTATAATGTACACTCATTTTTAGAGTAGCTTAATAAATCTTCCTCGTTAACCGTAGGTGTTACTATCTCTTTTTGGCAATTTCGACAAATGCTATTCTCATTTGCTCATG is a genomic window containing:
- a CDS encoding DUF2853 family protein, coding for MSARDELIVKYAADLKDKCGVTPDMDLLTKVTIGCGPSIYNADAATVAGTQKSELDTVKNNFLIKKLGLPDTPALDAGIDAVLEQYGRSNKNKYRAVVYYLLTKHFKKESVYK
- a CDS encoding S1 RNA-binding domain-containing protein, coding for MIEIGKYNTLTILRDTKVGLFLGNPEKDPEGIHDILLPNKYVPNEFEIGEELIVFVYLDHEERPVATTLEPYILLNEFALLRVNYINQIGAFMDWGMEKDILVPFKEQARPMEKGKRYLVYLYMDEKTNRLVASSKTNQFLSNDNLTVEKGEEVDLIVSHITEIGINVIINEKHKGLLYKDEVYDDAIRTGDRMRGYIKNIRPDNKIDVSLQVQGYQSIEPNADKILDELRASRGFLRLTDNSHPEDIKTVLKMSKKTFKKAIGALYREKLIEIKEDGIYLVKE